Proteins encoded within one genomic window of Gimesia sp.:
- a CDS encoding tetratricopeptide repeat protein, with product MMNQRFRLPSFDASSLRRFALILLCLCLLPTTLVRADKASDEFQLAIGLYKQNRWELATETFQKYLKEYPNHENVPLAKFYLGLTLVNQQKYKEARDILREFVKQYPQNKNLPDALYRVAECSYLLDDLKAAESEFTDFLKRYPNHALEEWAYAYFGDALLRQGKADLAIKSFQRSLDRHPEGAMSQDAQFGLASAYLQNKEPEEAEKRFLQIASQKTHSRASDAQMALATSLFDRGQFQQAADAFLALPTKFPESPLGITARLNAGYAFYDLKQYDKAVEQFDIVAKDPVQAANALYWKGVSLKAAGQLSEAITALEEAQKAKPSSAQQPLINYQLADALLRSGKQAQAKTLFLDLVKQSPQSELADDSLHFAIEAALLSDQLEEAAQLAARFEKEYPQSGLRLHQELLKGRISDAQGKPEDLQAAVKHFQNVLDQSKLENTQLLARLYLARTYQKLKEYQKSIDVLKPYLDDANTDKTTSEYADALILQSNNFNSLQKFPEAESLAKTYLKQFPNEPRYDQILANLIILTSKNDKPEEVDQYLAELEKRKPNLDLLIQTYRQLAERNYENQQWSRAKKFFAEIVERGATSPEFPAGLSGLAWSEFQLNEFPAAAMHFEQFTKEFPKNPLAAEASYMQGRSLESDQKLQPAVDVYQQTLKQFAPSRYAMLSGLQAARTLFQLKKIDEVNKAYEALLTKFPKPDNLDKILDEWALINYEAEMFDESDAIFRRLVKETPDSDLADNARLSLAESDLIAGKLDAAAKEFEALQASEKSDQKVQEVSLYRLIEINLEQQKWKEVEKFSQDLLKRFPQNEYAAFARFHQAEAALYLNQVKAAQKELLTLTTKEQTEQLGDRPWYPRVWVLLAETYFRQKKYAEVQKTVDQFREWDEESPFLYQAEEVLGRSLKNQAKFDEARKVFQKIIDSENSRRTETAAKCQFLLAETLMIQEKFKEALLAYLQVDIQYKFPEWQAPALFQAGMCHEALKEWKQALKTYQDFLKRFPEHELAARVKERIQQVQPRAGT from the coding sequence ATGATGAATCAACGTTTCCGGCTCCCTTCCTTTGATGCCTCTTCCCTCCGCAGGTTCGCCCTGATTTTACTCTGTCTCTGCCTGCTCCCGACCACCCTGGTCCGGGCCGACAAAGCCAGTGATGAATTTCAGCTGGCCATCGGCCTCTACAAGCAGAACCGCTGGGAACTGGCGACCGAGACGTTTCAGAAGTACCTCAAGGAGTACCCCAACCACGAAAACGTGCCGCTGGCAAAATTCTACCTGGGGCTCACGCTCGTCAATCAGCAGAAGTATAAAGAGGCCCGCGACATTCTGCGGGAATTCGTGAAGCAGTATCCCCAGAATAAAAATCTCCCCGACGCCCTGTATCGCGTCGCCGAGTGCAGTTACCTGCTCGATGATCTGAAAGCAGCCGAGTCCGAGTTCACCGACTTCCTCAAACGCTACCCCAATCACGCCCTCGAAGAATGGGCCTATGCCTATTTCGGGGATGCACTGCTCCGACAGGGGAAAGCCGACCTGGCGATCAAGAGTTTCCAGCGTTCCCTCGATCGGCACCCGGAAGGCGCCATGTCGCAGGACGCCCAGTTCGGTCTCGCGTCCGCTTACCTGCAAAACAAGGAGCCCGAGGAAGCAGAGAAACGCTTCCTGCAGATCGCCAGTCAGAAAACCCATTCCCGGGCCAGCGACGCCCAGATGGCACTGGCCACATCACTCTTTGATCGGGGACAATTCCAGCAGGCCGCGGATGCCTTTCTGGCACTCCCCACCAAATTCCCCGAAAGTCCCCTGGGCATCACGGCCCGCCTGAATGCCGGCTATGCTTTTTACGATCTGAAACAGTACGACAAGGCCGTGGAACAGTTCGACATCGTCGCCAAAGATCCCGTGCAGGCCGCCAATGCCCTCTACTGGAAAGGGGTCAGCCTCAAAGCCGCAGGTCAGCTCTCGGAAGCCATCACCGCGCTGGAAGAGGCCCAGAAAGCCAAACCTTCGTCCGCTCAGCAGCCCTTGATAAACTACCAACTGGCTGACGCCCTGCTCCGCAGCGGTAAACAGGCTCAGGCCAAAACCCTGTTCCTGGACCTGGTCAAGCAGTCGCCTCAGAGTGAGCTCGCTGACGACAGCCTGCACTTCGCCATCGAAGCCGCCCTGCTCAGCGACCAACTCGAAGAAGCCGCTCAACTCGCTGCCCGGTTTGAAAAAGAGTATCCCCAAAGTGGACTCCGCCTGCACCAGGAACTGCTCAAAGGACGCATCAGCGATGCCCAGGGCAAGCCCGAAGATCTGCAGGCCGCCGTCAAACACTTTCAAAACGTACTCGACCAGAGCAAGCTCGAGAATACACAACTGCTGGCCCGACTGTACCTCGCGCGGACTTATCAGAAGCTGAAAGAATACCAGAAGTCGATCGACGTTCTGAAGCCGTACCTCGATGACGCGAACACCGACAAAACCACCAGCGAATACGCGGACGCCCTGATCCTGCAGAGCAACAACTTCAACTCGCTGCAGAAATTCCCGGAAGCGGAATCGCTGGCCAAAACGTATCTTAAGCAGTTTCCCAATGAACCTCGCTACGACCAGATCCTCGCGAACCTGATTATCCTGACTTCCAAAAACGACAAGCCCGAGGAAGTCGATCAGTACCTGGCCGAACTGGAAAAACGCAAACCGAATCTCGATCTGCTGATCCAGACCTATCGACAACTGGCCGAACGCAATTACGAAAACCAGCAGTGGAGCCGTGCGAAGAAGTTCTTCGCTGAAATCGTCGAGCGCGGTGCGACGTCCCCCGAATTCCCGGCCGGCCTGTCGGGCCTCGCCTGGAGTGAGTTTCAGCTGAATGAATTCCCCGCGGCGGCAATGCACTTTGAACAGTTCACCAAAGAGTTCCCCAAGAACCCGCTGGCCGCGGAAGCCTCCTACATGCAGGGCCGCAGCCTGGAAAGTGACCAGAAGCTCCAACCCGCGGTCGACGTTTATCAGCAGACCCTCAAGCAGTTCGCCCCCTCACGCTACGCGATGCTCTCGGGACTGCAGGCCGCCCGCACGCTGTTCCAGCTGAAGAAAATCGATGAAGTCAACAAGGCCTACGAAGCCCTGCTGACGAAATTCCCCAAGCCCGACAACCTGGATAAGATCCTCGATGAATGGGCACTCATCAATTACGAAGCGGAAATGTTCGATGAGTCAGACGCGATCTTCCGCCGACTTGTCAAAGAGACCCCGGACAGCGACCTGGCTGACAATGCCCGCCTGAGCCTTGCCGAAAGCGATCTCATCGCCGGCAAACTCGATGCCGCCGCAAAAGAATTCGAAGCTCTGCAGGCTTCCGAGAAATCCGATCAGAAGGTGCAGGAAGTCTCCCTCTACCGGTTGATCGAAATCAATCTGGAACAGCAGAAATGGAAAGAGGTCGAGAAATTCAGCCAGGATCTGCTCAAGCGGTTCCCCCAGAATGAATACGCGGCCTTCGCCCGTTTCCATCAGGCGGAAGCCGCCCTGTATCTGAACCAGGTCAAAGCAGCTCAGAAAGAACTGCTGACCCTGACAACCAAAGAACAGACCGAACAGCTGGGCGACCGTCCCTGGTATCCGCGGGTCTGGGTGTTGCTCGCTGAGACTTACTTCCGGCAGAAAAAATATGCCGAAGTTCAGAAAACCGTCGACCAGTTCCGCGAATGGGATGAGGAAAGCCCCTTTCTTTACCAGGCGGAAGAGGTCCTGGGACGCAGCCTGAAGAATCAGGCCAAATTCGACGAGGCCCGCAAAGTCTTCCAGAAGATCATCGACTCGGAAAACAGCCGTCGCACCGAAACCGCGGCCAAGTGCCAGTTCCTGCTCGCTGAAACCCTGATGATCCAGGAGAAATTCAAGGAAGCCCTGCTCGCCTATCTGCAGGTCGACATTCAATATAAATTCCCCGAATGGCAGGCCCCAGCCCTGTTTCAGGCCGGCATGTGCCATGAAGCTTTGAAGGAATGGAAACAGGCGTTGAAAACATATCAGGACTTTTTGAAGCGTTTCCCGGAACATGAACTGGCCGCTCGCGTCAAAGAACGCATCCAGCAGGTCCAGCCCCGGGCCGGCACCTGA
- a CDS encoding acetylxylan esterase, translating to MKHLLFLLSLTLLLTPTAHAQRPKPNYDESQVPEFKLPDPLVTNKGKKVDSAKAWQQVRRPEILELFENEVYGKSPAAPQDMLFEVTSVKNDALGGKAIRKEVSVYFSGKKEEPRMDLLIYLPAKATKPVPVFMGLNFYGNHTITDETDVKLNDHWMRANKDKGIVDHKATEASRGKSSSRWPIEKIIDRGYGLVAIYCGDIDPDYDDGFKNGVHALYNSKQKPAPDEWGTIAAWAWGLSRALDYLETDKQIDANKVAVMGHSRLGKTSLWAGAQDPRFALVISNDSGCGGAALSRRRFGETLHVINNAFPHWFCDNFNKYIDKENDLPVDQHMLISLIAPRPVYVASAVEDRWADPKGEFLSVKYAEPVYKLLGTSGFGADKMPGINEPVQKQMGYHIRTGKHDVTDFDWEQYLNFADQHFQGS from the coding sequence ATGAAACATCTGCTGTTCCTGCTCAGCCTTACGCTGCTGCTGACTCCCACCGCCCACGCCCAGCGTCCCAAACCCAATTACGATGAAAGCCAGGTCCCGGAATTCAAACTCCCCGACCCGCTCGTCACCAATAAAGGGAAAAAGGTCGATTCAGCTAAAGCATGGCAGCAGGTTCGCCGCCCTGAAATTCTGGAACTCTTCGAAAACGAAGTCTACGGCAAAAGCCCCGCAGCCCCCCAAGACATGCTGTTCGAGGTCACCTCCGTCAAGAACGACGCCCTCGGCGGCAAGGCCATCCGCAAGGAAGTCTCGGTCTACTTCTCGGGTAAAAAAGAAGAACCGCGGATGGATCTGCTGATCTATCTCCCCGCGAAAGCGACCAAGCCGGTCCCTGTCTTCATGGGTCTCAACTTTTACGGCAATCACACCATCACCGATGAGACAGACGTCAAACTCAACGATCACTGGATGCGGGCCAACAAAGACAAAGGCATCGTCGATCATAAAGCGACCGAAGCCTCTCGAGGCAAATCATCGTCCCGCTGGCCCATCGAAAAGATCATCGATCGTGGCTATGGGCTCGTCGCCATCTACTGTGGCGACATCGATCCCGACTATGACGACGGCTTCAAGAACGGCGTTCACGCCCTCTATAATTCCAAACAGAAACCCGCGCCCGATGAATGGGGCACGATCGCTGCCTGGGCCTGGGGACTCAGCCGCGCCCTGGATTACCTCGAAACCGACAAGCAGATCGACGCAAACAAAGTCGCCGTCATGGGACACTCCCGTCTCGGGAAAACCTCCCTCTGGGCCGGCGCACAGGATCCACGGTTCGCCCTCGTCATCTCCAACGACTCCGGATGTGGCGGTGCCGCTCTCAGCCGTCGTCGCTTTGGCGAAACCCTGCACGTCATCAACAACGCGTTCCCCCACTGGTTCTGTGACAACTTCAATAAGTACATCGACAAGGAAAATGATCTCCCCGTCGATCAACACATGCTGATCTCACTGATCGCCCCCCGCCCCGTCTACGTCGCGAGTGCCGTCGAAGACCGCTGGGCCGATCCCAAGGGAGAATTCCTCTCGGTCAAATATGCGGAGCCCGTCTACAAGCTGCTTGGCACCTCCGGCTTCGGTGCAGACAAGATGCCCGGCATCAACGAACCCGTGCAGAAGCAGATGGGTTACCACATCCGCACCGGCAAACACGATGTGACCGACTTCGACTGGGAACAGTACCTCAACTTCGCCGACCAGCATTTCCAGGGCAGCTGA
- a CDS encoding isoprenylcysteine carboxylmethyltransferase family protein — MLPAGLIWLEGILGWPAFRFDGQRVLGVILFVLGGSLGLTSGATMGIYGRGTPVPFDTARQLVVAGPYRFVRNPMAIAGLVQGAAVGLYFGSGLVLAYVVVGMVLWNICVRPVEEQDLETRFGEAFVEYRREVWCWVPRWKGYRVVE; from the coding sequence GTGCTCCCGGCGGGGCTGATCTGGCTGGAAGGTATACTCGGCTGGCCGGCGTTTCGGTTCGACGGGCAGCGGGTGCTGGGAGTGATTCTGTTTGTGCTGGGGGGAAGCCTGGGGCTGACCAGCGGGGCGACGATGGGCATTTATGGTCGCGGGACGCCGGTCCCTTTCGATACGGCGCGGCAGCTGGTGGTGGCGGGACCGTATCGGTTTGTACGGAATCCAATGGCGATTGCGGGGCTGGTGCAGGGGGCCGCCGTGGGGTTGTATTTCGGTAGCGGGCTGGTGCTGGCGTACGTAGTAGTGGGCATGGTGCTGTGGAATATTTGTGTGCGGCCGGTGGAGGAGCAGGACCTGGAGACGCGATTCGGGGAGGCGTTTGTAGAATATCGCAGGGAGGTGTGGTGCTGGGTGCCGCGATGGAAGGGGTATCGAGTGGTGGAGTGA
- a CDS encoding SPFH domain-containing protein, whose amino-acid sequence MFFFGTVKEWERHALFFLGKFYRMVEPGLYFYIPFVTRVLYRIDLRIITYTVPMQVGLTKDNIPVEVDAILFYQVMDPKACVLNVDNYHKATQLSARSSIRDMVGKSNLDELLAERDKIGKRLKEHIDGFVSKWGVTVISVEIKDVIVAKELEDAIAREAAAEREKRARVILADAEQLAADAIIAASKKYADNPIALQLRSMNMLYEICLEGKSSVVFIPTDKSMGAMPAFMGITSLEELMKKRLQEDSNEFEETDNED is encoded by the coding sequence ATGTTTTTCTTTGGTACAGTGAAAGAATGGGAGCGTCACGCCCTGTTTTTCCTCGGGAAGTTTTACCGAATGGTTGAGCCCGGTTTATACTTTTACATCCCCTTCGTCACGCGTGTTCTCTACCGGATCGACTTGCGAATTATCACCTACACGGTCCCCATGCAGGTAGGGCTGACGAAAGACAACATTCCGGTAGAAGTGGATGCGATCCTCTTCTACCAGGTGATGGATCCCAAGGCGTGCGTTTTGAACGTCGATAACTACCATAAAGCCACACAGCTTAGCGCGCGATCCTCGATCCGGGACATGGTAGGGAAATCCAATCTTGACGAGCTCCTCGCCGAACGGGACAAAATCGGAAAGCGGCTGAAAGAGCACATTGATGGATTCGTTTCCAAATGGGGAGTGACCGTGATTTCTGTAGAAATCAAGGACGTCATTGTTGCCAAAGAGCTGGAAGATGCCATTGCGCGCGAAGCGGCTGCGGAACGCGAAAAACGCGCACGTGTGATCCTGGCTGATGCGGAACAACTGGCTGCCGATGCCATTATCGCTGCTTCCAAAAAATACGCAGACAATCCCATTGCCCTTCAACTGCGATCTATGAACATGCTCTACGAGATCTGCCTCGAGGGGAAGTCTTCTGTCGTATTCATTCCTACCGACAAATCAATGGGCGCGATGCCCGCTTTTATGGGAATCACAAGCCTCGAAGAACTCATGAAAAAACGTTTGCAAGAGGACTCCAACGAGTTCGAAGAGACAGATAATGAAGACTAA